A stretch of the Lolium perenne isolate Kyuss_39 chromosome 3, Kyuss_2.0, whole genome shotgun sequence genome encodes the following:
- the LOC127342932 gene encoding ubiquitin-like modifier-activating enzyme atg7: MAAKAEVRPRPRPLKVEAIKSFVATAFGKELRDLKLDVLGTDDSPIPITGYYTACTHPKLSARFSLLQKSLAPSSVNSLGSRNNCPVPGTLINTNNMLGFQNLDVASLLREEGKKILHDILSGKIEECPSLLLRFLVISFADLKNWKLYYNVAFPSLDFNSNMTLLSLHSASQVLSQEEAISLSKSMKEWCESNETTVHPFFWVDISSGSSVVVRQLKDWKDRQGGGQKLLFGFYDHGCHQDYPGWALRNYIVFLSLRWKIEKVQFLCYRERLGGIDLEKSLIGEASFAPHHGWDGSDYVPEVIGWEGETPGDGRKEMKVNSISLELMKKESQEEQQQLMHLKLMGWRHFPVDLDKLGSTRCLVLGAGTLGCEVSRLLMTWGVRKLTVVDGGCVAMPDLVKQSLYVEKDCGVPRATAIVPHLKERCPAVEVEGIRMEIPVPGNPVSPSVLDDCRLLQTLVAKSNVVFLLTDTWESRWLPTLLCANENKIAITAAVGYDSYLVMRHGARPGTRSGGMDDVIAQTKNLSTEDALGHQRLGCCFCNEKTSLFNSVSNETVALPGLTSIASGKAVELFARMLHHPEGIHAPGDIAGMDTEHQLGLLPHQMHGSLPKCVLSTVIGNSSNNCTACSDVVLSEYRRERLDFIMKVINQPTYLKDLTGISNSLIKSDTCLNLPASFPVNSGKLSSVKCLILGAGTLGCDVARILMDYGVRKLTVVDSGCVVVSNLARQSLYTYDDLNAPKATALLKRLKERDSSLGNEDFKDCKMEIPMPGHSVSYDGADHVLEDCEKLQKLVAAHDAVFLLTDTRESRWLPTLLCANENKIAITAALGYDSYLAMRHGAGPRTNSEGSNVDPAMTMSAEDVIDRKRLGCYFCNDVIAPVDSVSNRTLDQQCTVTRPGLAPIASGHAADLFARMLNHPDGIHAPADIAGTTSERPFGLLPHQIRGSLSSYNILTLLGYSSSSCIACSDVVLSEYRSRGMDFVMQVIKEPTYLEDLTGLTELMKSADYSRVEWVDDVDDDDEFAEIC, encoded by the exons ATGGCGGCGAAAGCGGAGGTacggccgcggccgcggccgcTCAAAGTAGAGGCCATCAAGAGCTTCGTAGCGACGGCGTTCGGGAAGGAACTCCGCGACCTGAAGCTCGACGTCCTCGGCACCGACGACTCCCCCATCCCCATCACTG GCTACTATACTGCATGCACTCACCCAAAACTTTCGGCCCGCTTCAGCCTACTTCAAAAATCGCTAGCCCCATCATCTGTCAACTCACTTGGCTCTAGGAACAATTGTCCAGTACCAGGGACGCTCATAAATACTAATAACATGTTGGGGTTCCAAAATCTTGATGTGGCGTCTCTACTcagagaagaaggaaagaag ATCTTGCATGACATTCTATCCGGTAAAATAGAAGAATGTCCTTCTCTGCTATTAAGATTTCTTGTGATATCATTTGCGGACTTGAAGAATTGGAAGCTCTATTACAATGTTGCATTTCCCTCGTTGGATTTCAACTCTAATATGACTTTGCTCAGCCTGCATAGTGCCTCACAGGTGCTCAGCCAAGAAGAG GCAATATCTTTGTCTAAATCAATGAAAGAGTGGTGTGAATCAAATGAAACAACAG TTCATCCGTTTTTTTGGGTCGATATATCCTCAGGTTCTTCAGTTGTTGTAAGACAACTTAAGGACTGGAAAGATCGTCAGGGTGGTGGCCAAAAG CTCCTTTTTGGGTTTTATGATCATGGATGTCATCAAGATTACCCTGGTTGGGCTCTTAGAAACTACATTGTATTCCTGAGCCTGCGGTGGAAAATCGAGAAAGTTCAGTTCTTATGCTACCGAGAAAGATTGGGGGGGATCGATCTAGAGAAGTCACTTATTGGTGAAGCATCATTTGCACCACATCATG GCTGGGATGGCTCTGATTATGTGCCTGAAGTTATTGGATGGGAAGGAGAAACTCCTGGGGATGGCAGGAAAGAAATGAAAGTGAACTCAATCAGTCTTGAACTGATGAAGAAAGAAAG TCAGGAAGAACAACAACAGCTGATGCACTTGAAGCTTATGGGATGGCGGCACTTCCCTGTCGATTTAGACAAATTGGGTAGCACTCGATGTCTTGTGTTGGGTGCTGGAACTCTCGGCTGTGAAGTTTCTCGATTACTCATG ACCTGGGGTGTACGGAAACTAACAGTGGTTGATGGTGGTTGTGTTGCCATGcctgatctagtcaaacaatcactCTACGTAGAAAAGGATTGTGGTGTCCCGAGAGCTACCGCAATAGTTCCCCATCTAAAAGAGAGATGTCCTGCAGTG GAGGTCGAAGGCATCCGGATGGAAATACCAGTGCCTGGGAATCCAGTTTCTCCAAGTGTGCTTGATGATTGCAGGCTTCTTCAAACATTAGTAGCTAAGAGTAATGTGGTCTTCTTGTTGACTGACACATGGGAGAGCAGATGGTTACCAACTCTTTTGTGTGCAAATGAAAACAAG ATCGCTATCACTGCAGCAGTAGGATATGACAGTTACCTTGTCATGCGACATGGTGCTCGTCCAGGAACAAGAAGTGGAGGTATGGATGACGTGATTGCTCAGACAAAGAATTTGTCCACTGAAGATGCTCTTGGTCATCAAAGATTGGGCTGTTGTTTCTGCAACGAGAAGACTTCCCTTTTCAAT TCAGTCTCTAATGAAACAGTAGCACTACCTGGGCTGACCTCAATTGCATCTGGCAAAGCAGTGGAGCTCTTTGCGAGGATGTTACATCATCCAGAGGG GATACATGCTCCAGGAGATATTGCTGGTATGGATACTGAACATCAACTTGGCTTATTGCCACATCAGATGCACGGATCACTTCCAAAGTGTGTTTTATCAACTGTGATAGGAAATTCCTCAAACAATTGCACTGCCTGTTCTGATGTC GTACTTTCTGAATATAGAAGAGAAAGATTGGATTTTATTATGAAAGTCATCAACCAACCAACATATTTGAAGGACCTTACGGGCATTTCTAACAGTTTGATAAAGTCGGACACTTGTTTGAATTTACCTGCCAGCTTCCCTGTAAATTCGGGGAAGTTGTCTAGTGTGAAATGTTTAATTTTGGGTGCTGGAACTCTTGGGTGTGATGTTGCTCGTATTCTTATG GATTATGGTGTTCGGAAGCTAACAGTAGTTGACAGTGGTTGTGTTGTTGTGTCAAATTTGGCAAGACAGTCACTTTACACATATGATGACCTCAACGCCCCAAAAGCAACAGCATTACTTAAGCGTCTAAAGGAGAGAGATTCGTCATTG GGCAACGAGGATTTTAAAGATTGCAAAATGGAAATACCGATGCCAGGGCATTCTGTATCATATGATGGAGCAGATCATGTGCTTGAAGATTGCGAGAAACTCCAGAAGTTGGTAGCTGCCCATGACGCTGTGTTCTTGTTGACTGACACGAGGGAGAGTAGGTGGCTTCCAACCCTTCTCTGTGCGAATGAAAACAAG ATTGCTATTACTGCAGCCCTAGGATACGATAGCTACCTTGCCATGCGACATGGAGCTGGTCCAAGAACAAATTCTGAAGGTTCAAATGTGGATCCTGCCATGACTATGTCTGCGGAAGATGTTATTGACCGTAAAAGACTGGGCTGTTATTTCTGCAACGACGTTATTGCTCCTGTTGAT TCGGTCTCCAACCGAACTCTGGACCAACAGTGTACAGTAACACGACCTGGACTGGCCCCCATTGCATCTGGCCATGCTGCAGACCTCTTCGCAAGAATGTTAAATCATCCGGATGG GATACATGCTCCAGCAGATATCGCTGGCACGACCAGTGAGCGTCCGTTTGGTCTATTGCCACACCAGATACGAGGATCACTATCGAGCTACAACATACTAACCCTCTTGGGATATTCCTCGAGCAGTTGTATTGCATGTTCCGACGTG GTATTGTCTGAATACAGGAGCAGAGGAATGGATTTTGTGATGCAGGTGATCAAGGAACCGACCTATCTAGAAGACCTTACCGGACTGACGGAGCTGATGAAATCCGCAGATTATTCTCGGGTCGAGtgggtagatgatgtcgacgacgacgacgaatttGCAGAGATCTGCTGA